One genomic region from bacterium encodes:
- a CDS encoding cell division protein FtsH: protein LLAARRGKKRIGRSELDEAIERVIAGPQRKSRILSPKERELTAYHEAGHALLGKLLPQANPPHKVTILPRGMALGYTLSLPEDDKYSQTRGEMRAEIAVLLGGRVAEEIVFGEITTGAANDFEKATDLARKMVTEFGMSDRLGPLALGSKHGPVFLGRDLVKSRNYSDEIAYEIDKEMRRIIDECRTRAHQVLTVNRPALERVAKALLARETLDAEELDLVVAGRALAAA from the coding sequence GCTCTTGGCGGCGCGGCGGGGCAAGAAGCGGATCGGCCGGTCCGAACTGGACGAGGCGATCGAGCGGGTGATCGCGGGGCCGCAGCGGAAGAGCCGGATCCTATCGCCGAAGGAACGCGAGCTCACCGCTTACCACGAGGCGGGGCACGCGCTGCTCGGCAAGCTCTTGCCGCAGGCCAACCCGCCGCACAAGGTGACGATCCTCCCGCGCGGGATGGCCCTCGGCTACACCCTCTCGCTGCCGGAGGACGACAAGTACAGTCAGACCCGCGGTGAGATGCGGGCGGAGATCGCGGTGCTGCTCGGCGGCCGCGTGGCGGAGGAGATCGTGTTCGGCGAGATCACGACCGGGGCGGCGAACGACTTCGAGAAGGCGACCGATCTCGCCCGCAAGATGGTGACGGAGTTCGGCATGTCGGACCGGCTCGGTCCCCTCGCGCTCGGCAGCAAGCACGGGCCGGTGTTCCTGGGGCGCGACCTCGTGAAGAGCCGCAACTACTCCGACGAGATCGCCTACGAGATCGACAAGGAAATGCGGCGGATCATCGACGAGTGCCGCACGCGCGCGCATCAAGTGCTGACTGTCAACCGACCGGCGCTGGAGCGTGTCGCCAAGGCGCTCCTGGCGAGGGAGACGCTCGACGCCGAGGAGCTGGATCTGGTCGTTGCGGGCCGTGCTCTCGCGGCGGCGTAG